The sequence AAAAAAACACGTGATGTCAAAAGGGTGATGTTTTATTGCAAGCAAATTTTCAAGTTGAAACACGTTAAGAaatgtgagctatgaaaaaaaaACGCCCTGAATAGTGATGTTACTGCTCGACACTATTCAATGCTGATTTTACTATTTTTATAGCTCGCATCCGTGGTGTGTTTGAACTAGGCATTTTTAACATGTCACATTTCTTAAAGATAGTTTTGAAACCTCAAAAAAACTTTTTCGCGTGGTTTTCATCGGTTTCCATCTAATATTGGTTTTCATATGACATACTGCCCATcgaaaaaaagaaaaacgtttTGCAAGCCAACATCATCGGACCGAGTAGTTTTTTTTTGACGGGAAGGccttcatggctagctttattttCTCAAATAAAAGTTACATCATCAACTAAAAAGGTAGATATAAAGTCGGGCGGTGCATCCGACCAAACAAATGGTGGATCAACACGTCCCCGTTGCGCTAGCACATGAGCTACCATATTCGActccctattacaatgttcaatAAGGACCTTCCCGAATTCCTGGAGTAAACTTCGACATTCATCTAAAATTGGTGCTGCGACCATTGAGTGTCCAGCGTTCTGGTTTAATGCGTCCACCACCACCAAATTGTCCATTTGGATGAAAATAGAGTTGCAACCTATATTCAGTGAGAGCTTTAGACCTTCCATGAGGGCCGCAGCTTCCGCTGAAACTATGTCAGGGACATGTTCAAGTCTTGCAATGGATACGCATACAAACAGACCATGGTTGTCACGGACAATTGCCCCACACGCTCCTGAGTGGTCATCTTCCGAAAATGAGGCATCAACATTAAGTGCAATCTGACCAGACAATGGTCTTTTCCATCTGTTTAATCTTGGCATCACACTTGGCTTTTCGGCAGCCCGTACAAAGTTCAGGGCCACTGCTTGTATGGCACTGCTAGTTCGGGATGGGGACTGAACTTCCTCATTCCTAACAATCAGACGTCGTTGCCACCACAAGTACCAGCCTGTCACGGCAACCATCTCTGGAATTTGGACCACATCAATATATTGTTCCTGGTTAGCTTTGTCGCATAACAAGGCATCCAGAACTTCAGCGCCAGATTTTCCATCAGTGCATGAGGCGTTTATTCTTTCCAGTAACCCGAGTTGCAACCAAATCTCCTTCGCTCTACCACAACTGAACAACATATGTGATACATCTTCCGCATGTAACTTGCAGATCGGGCATTGGCCGGATGTTGCAATATGTCGGTTAGCCAAAACACCCATACAAGGTACAACATTGTGAAGGCATCTCCATAAAAAGATTTTAACTTTGCTTGGGACTTTCAAACTCCACAGCTTTGCCCAAAACGGATGCTGAGCTGATCCTCCTTCGTACATTGGACCGGAATTGGAGTCAATGTAATTATCTTCCCACTGTCGGTAATAAGCTGATTTTACACTGAAAATTCCTGACTTGGTGAGGTGCCACGCCACGAAGTCTTCAATGTCATCCTGGTAAATGGGGATCTAGAGTATGCGATCGGCATCAATGGGCCAGAAAATTTCATGCACAAGTGCTTCATCCCATGCACCTGACACCGGGTCAATTAACTCATGGACTCTAGTCAGGACACAATTACCTCGAAAAGTTATGATCTTTCTTGAACAGCTAGAAGGAATCCAACTGTCCTCCCAGATATTAATTTTGTGACCACTTCCCACTCTTCAAATGCATCCCTTCTTAAAATTCTGGATACCCGCCCATATACTTTGCCAAGCATAAGAAGATCCCTTCTTCAATTTACAATTTAGAATGTCACCACTTGGGTAGTACTTTGATCTTAGTACTCTTGCGCACAAAGAATCAAACTGATCAATAAGTCGCCAACACTGTTTCGCGAGCATCACAAGATTAAAGCAATGAATGTCTCGAAAGCCCATGCCACCTCTATTCTTTGGGACACACATCGTCCACCATGCGAACCAATGCATTTTGCGTTGATCTTCTCCGTCACCCCACCAATAGTGCGAAATTGCGTCAGTGATTCCCTTACAATTTTTTTTGGGAATTTGAACACGCTCATCGCATATGTTGGGATAGCTTGAGCCACCGCCTTTATCAAAGCCTCTTTGCCGCCATAGGATAGTGTCCTTTCCTTCCACCCATTAACAATTTGCTGAATTCTCTCTATGAGATGTTTAAAACAATCCACCCTATCAACCCCGATAATTGACGGCAGCCCCAAACATTTGTCAGAGAGGGACTCTGTCATAATATCCAAAATTTGGCACACCTCCACCTTAGCATCAACATCAGTATTTGGGCTGAAAAAAATAGATGATTTAGCAGCACTAACCATATGTCCTGAAGCAGAACAATAATCATCCAGAATACTCTTCAGTGACGCGGCGTCGGCTGCATCCGCCCTCATCAAGATAAGTGAATCATCAGCAAATAATAAGTGAGATATCGTAGGTGAATCACGACAAACCTTGACCCCATTGAGATTGCCCACTTCCTCCTCATGTGCGATTAGAGCAGAGAGGCCTTCAGCACATAACAAAAACAGGTAAGGGGATAGAGGATCCCCTTGCCTAAGGCCTCTACTTGGGCTGAACGGGTTGGTTTCATTTGAGTTGAATCTCACCTTATATTCAACAGAAGACACACAGGCCATAATAAGTTGAACCCATCTCACATCGAATCCAAGCTTGATCAAGATAGCCTTCAGAAAAACCCACTCAACACGGTCATATGCTTTGTGCATGTCAAGTTTGACTGAACATGAACCAAccttccctttcttcttcttcatgCTGTGAAGACACTCATATGCAACAATgacattatcagttatgatgcggCCAGGAACAAACACACTTTGGTTTTCACTAATTATCTCTGGAAGAAATACTTTCAAGCGCGCTGCCAACATCTTTGCAATGACCTTGTAGACAACATTACATAGACTTATGGGCCTGAATTGGGAAACAGTTTCAGGCGTGTCCACTTTTGGGATTAGAACGATAGTGGTGGTGTTCCATCCCTCGGGGATCACCCCACTATTAACCGCTTGGAGCACCTCCCTCACAAGATCATCCCCAACAAGATgccaatttttttataaaaaatagcATGCAACCCGTCTGGGCCTGGAGCTTTAAAATCTCCAATGCTAAACAATGCGCGCTTCACTTCCTCAGCAGTATATGGTGCCAGCAAGGCCTCATTCATGTACGGAGTAACTTTCGTTTTGACTTTATTCAAGACTTCAACTTTCGGTTCTATCACTTCAGATGTGAACAAGCTCCGAAAATATGCATCAATTAAACCTCTCATTGCTTCGTTATCTTCTCTCCATGCACCATTTACATCCATCAATCGACGAATAAAGTTTCTTTTCTTTCTCGCCGTCGCAAAGTTATTGAAGAAGTTGGTGTTACGGTCACCATTTTTCAACCAGTTCTCCCTACTGCGTTGTATCCAATATATTTCCTCCTTCTCCATTGTTTCTTCAATTTCAATAAGCAACTCCCTTTGCCGATCTGCCGACTCATCAGTGAGTGGCCCTAACCGCAAAGAATACAGCTCCTCCTTTAGCTTCTTAAGCCGACGCTGGGGGGATTTAAGAACCTCCCTATCCCAAATGTGTAAGTCTGCATGCACTGATGCGGTACGGTCTGCTAATGATCGCAGGCCTGCAGAATTTTCCCACGCCTTAGTTACCTTATTCGTGACATCATCTTCTTTGAGCCAGCTTGCCTCAAACTGCTTTGAGTATTACGCTGTTGACTATCCACATCCACCTCTCCTTCTAGGTTCAACACAAGAGGCCTATGGTCAGACTTAATATGTGGTGTGTTGGTCACAAATGCATTCGGGAACAGACCATGCAAGCTCCCATTGCAGACCACTCTGTCAAGTCGTTGACGCAGCCGTCTCCGGCGCCATGTAAACTGATCACCCACCGCTCCCATATCCTCCAACTCGCAGTCAACCAATGCATCACGGAAGTCCTACATCATGCGTGTCGGCCGCGGGGCTCCTCCTTCCTTCTCATGCGAATAAAGAATTTCGTTGAAGTCTCCCGCGACAACCCAAGGTGCATTATAGTGAGTATGCAGGCCGCGCAGGTACGTCCACGACAGATGCTTGTCCTCCCATCTAGGTTCTCCGTAGAACCCGGTAAAACGCCATAGCTCTTCTGGCAGCGAGCCCACCATTACATCAATAAAGTTCTTGGTTTTTGCCACCACTTCAATCGCATTTGGGTTCCGCCAAAACAAGATTAGGCCGCCACTAGCGCCAACACTTTCAACCACCTCAAGATGGTCCATCCTCAGTTTCTTCAACAGTTTCTTTGCCCTTGCTGTGTTCAAATGTGTTTCGGACAAGAAAAACACATCCGGCCCCCATTGCTTCTGGATGTCCAGAAGCGCCCTCTCCGCCGCGGTGCTGGCCAAACCGCGGCAGTTCCAGCATATGATTTTCATTGCGTCCGGCGATCCTCCTCACGGGAGGTCGCCGATGGCTCATTGTTTGTTTCACTAAGCTCTGATCTATGCCTTTTCTGATCATGTATCTTCTGCGGGGTGCTCATCAGATTCTTGTCAATAGGTTccatggctatattctctaataaGCTCACTTTATCAGATACAAAACCTGGAGGGGGCGCCGAGGCCAGCACCCTCCCATCATTGAATGTACCGTCTTGTCCAATAAGTCGTTTCCTAGCAATAGGAACAATTGCACGAGCAGGGCGTTCAGGGATCTCCCCTAAATCCAAGTCCATGTTTTCCTGCAGGCGCGGATCACCTGCTGCACCTCTACCTCTTCCAAAGCCTCCTCCCCTTCCTGCAGCAGCTCCACCCCGGACAAAACCACTACCAGTTCCTCCACGGTCGCCTGAGTTATCAAAGTTTACTAGGAGCCATTCACCCCACTCACACTCTTCGGGCCTGTGGATCCCATCACCACATTCAGTCACGATGTGCCCAATCAAACCACAAAAGTCACAAAAATCAAGGAGCTTCTCATACTCAACAGCATACTTCTTCTTCTCTTTGAGAGTCAAGGGGACGAACCGAACCAGCGGAGTATTCAGCATTAGAAAGACACGAGCACACAAGTATCTCGCAGGATTCAGACGCCCCTCATTCACTACAACTTTTATGGGTGGAATCCCAACTTTTCGAGCAATCTTTTCTGCCAAAGCCGTGTTCTACATCAGACCTTCAGGAATCCCCATAATTCTGGCCCAGACTGGGATCCTATCCAGCTTGTAATCTCTGACATCAAATATACCATCATACTCTTCAATCACAACAGCCGCGTTGCGGAAAACCCAGGGACCGCCTCCCATCACTCGGTTCCAGTCGCCTAGGCACATGAATTGGGCAAGAAACAGGTTGGTTTCCACTGGCTTAAACGTCACTCCTTGGGCAGAAGCCCACGCATTGCGCATCGCCTTAAACAAGGCAACATGAATGAAGGGCTTCTGTGTATGAACCCTAAAGATCCCTATCCAGCGAGTCTCCTGAATCAGCCCTTCCACTTCACCTGATAGGTCtagttcctcttcttcttcaccatggAGATTCAACCCGCTAAACCTGTCCTCAAGATTTGGGGCGGATCCACTGCTGTGGCCCTCCCCGCTGCTACCTGGAACCCCTCCTGCTGGGTTCTCTGTCGCCATTGAATCGCCGGTACACGCTAGCACCTTCGATCTACAATCTCCACGCAAGGGGCGACCTGGATCGATGGGAAGATGGACTCTGTCGGGCGCGCCGCCAGAGGAAGCAGGGGAACCCTAGCGGGAGCCAGGGGAAAAAAACTCGCAGTCTCTTACGCACGAAGTTTTCTTTGTGCGGGAGCATCGGACCGAGTAGTTAGTAGCGAATGTTTCCTGTTTTGAGTACTACGATTACCGTTTTCTTTGTTGGGCAGCCGTACGTTTTTACCCACGCGGCCAGGCCAGACGACAGTCAGTCGTAGCACGCAAGAAGCGGTGATTTGCCACGCCGCGGGCCACAAGGAGCAATCCCGCCCCTCCATCTCGCCATCCGACGGCCACGGATGCGCGCAGGGCAGGCGGCCGCAAAAAAGGCCGATCCCGTCGCTAGCCGACCACGAGCGGAGCCCGAGGCGACGCCCCGACGACTCCCCCCATCAAAAGGGGGGCCGGGCGAGGCGAGCGAGCAGCAACTCCAACAAGCTACGCAGCACACAACCCTCTCCACCCCCAGCAATCCATCcatccaccccacccccacccccctttCCCCTCCCCTCCCCGGCGGATTCCCTCCCCGAGCTCGGCAATGGTACGTCTTCGTCCTtcccccgacccccctcccccgcgCCGGGTCTGCGGTCTCCGCGCGCCGATCTCGCCGCCTGCCCCGCAGATCGGCGCGTGCTCTCCCTCCCCGTAGTTCAATTTTCCTCCGCTCGTCGGTCGATCTGGCCGCCGGTAGAGGAGTACTGGCCCGGACGCCTGGATCGGAGGAAACCGGGGTCGTCCCTTGCTTTAcctccttttttttctgtttttttgcgtCGCCAGCGGTCGGATCGTGGGAGACCCGTCCTGCTCTCCTCGCGAATCTCTTGGGCGAAACGCGCGTCTTGGTCGGTACCACGAGATTTCGCTAGGCGGGGATGGCTGGCCCCTCGGATCCTTGGTTTTAGCAACTTGTAATCGGTAGATCCAGGCTCCACATGATGTATCGTCCATGGAATCTCAGCTGATCTGTGCCGCCACCATGCATCTGCTGCCTGTTATCTAGCAGCACATGTTGACGATGCCGTGCATCTGTGGGTAGCACTAGCGCCGGGCCACCAAAGCATGATTTACAACCTATTGAGCGCCAGTTTTGTCTCCAAGAGATCACTAATCCATGTTCCAGACTATGGTGGACAAGGGTAGAGAGAGATCTGGTAGTGTGTGTTAAGTTGATGGATAAGTCTGATTCAGGTGGTTGCAAGTGAAAACTGTCTGCCGTGCACAAGATTAACAAAAATTAGTACATGTAGCTCCTGATTTCAACTTTTGTTGGACTGTGACATGTTGAGCCCTTTGGCATTTCCTTTCCTAGTTCATGACATTGTAATGAATTTTGGCTTCAAGCACCTATGGGGTAGTGCTCTCTTCCATTATCTAGTAATAGAAGACTAAGCGCAAAGGGGTTCCTTGAGTTGTATGCTTACTTAGAGTCTGATGTTGTTCaagtggaattgaggttgcattGTCTGTGTAGCTATGATATCTATCGTGACTTTGTTTATGCGCCCAGGCAAACGCTTCATCAGGAGCTGGGATCCATGATGACTGCAAGCTGAGGTTCGTGGAGCTCAAGTCCAAGAGGATGCACCGCTTCATAACCTACAGGCTGGAGAACCAGAAGGAGGTCATTGTGGACCAAACTGGGGAGCGTGAGGCAACCTATGAGGACTTCACCAAGACCCTCCCTGAGAACGACTGCCGATTCGCAGTGTTTGACTTCGACTTCACCACCCCGGAGGATGTGCCAAAGAGCAGGATCTTCTATATCTTCTGGTATGTTCTTCTCCATTCCTTGCATTTCCATGCATGGTTAGTTCACATCATCCAAAGTGCTTACGGGGTACGTTGTGCCTGAATTCGAAAGGTCCCCCGACACGGCAAAGGTGAGGAGCAAGATGACGTACGCGAGCACCAACGAGAAGTTCAAGAGGACCCTGGACGGCATCCAGATCGAGATGCAGGCCACCGACCCCAGCGAAATGAGCCTCGACGTGATCAAGGAGCGCGCGCACTAAGGCAGATCATCCAATGCCCTCGCAATATGGATTTATGTCAAATATAGATTTGGCGGTGTGACTCTTGAAACTTTCTTGATGATTTGTGGCTTTGTTACCGTGTCGAAAGGCCCTCCTCCCGTGGCCCGTGTGACCACGGAGGGCTTGCTCTATCATGTAATCTGTTCTTTTTCTTGTGCCCATTGATATGCCGGGCCTTATGCTGCTGCACTGCACTGTTCTTCCAAGTTACGGTTATAAATAATTAAATGTTCTGTTTGGATTCGTCAGAAGGCTCGTGTGTAATTCGGCATGGCAGTCTATCTGCATATCTGTTGGATATGATCTCGAGCGTGTCTTTTTGTCGGATGAAATTTCTGTTGTGTGTTAGCTCTGTTGCTGTGCTCTACCCACCGCACCAACATCTTTTGACTGTGTTAAACAGTTGAAGTGTGTGCTATATAAATAGGATATGATGCTGATGGCGACCATGATGCCGAGAGAAAGCAATGGGCATGAGGCAAAGCATTCAGCATTTGTACGCTAGATTAATTTAGTGCTTTGCTTGGGGCCTGTGAATGCAACCCTTCTTCAGGTCCAATCATTTATCAGATAACCAGACAACAAGAATTTGGTGAGAAACGAGAGGATTTCTTTCCCCATGTTCCAAAAAATCGCACTTGAAATCATGAAGCTGCGGAAATCAATTTTCACACCAAAAGGGAATAATATAAGATTTTTAATATGGCAGTTGCCAACAGCCCAAGGAAATTAACAGTATTTCGACGAAAAATTGCTGTGCTCGTTTCCTACAAACCGAATACATCTGCAGGGAACTTTCCTCTGGAATCCCTCATTCCAACTGCAGAAACCAAATGAGCCCCATGTGCTCGGATGTCATCTCAAAGGCAGCCAACTTTTCTTGTTCCTGATGTAAAATACGTATGAAGAAACAGCAAGGAAGGCCATCACCGCAAAGGACAGTCAACATCTGCAACCCCAGAACACGATATGCATCCAACAACCCTCGGAAACTTTCAACTCAGCAGAGCAGAGCACGAGGCAGGCAGACCGCGGCAACGAAACGAGCTCCTCAGGTAAACTCGAAAGCGTGTCACATTGATATAATAATCTGGTCTAACCATGGCAGTTCATATAAACGACTCTTTCTCGGCCCAGTTCAGCAGAGTTACAAAGCTACACCATAAACATTCATTCCACAACAACCAACACCCAGGGAGCGAGCAAGAAGGGCATGCACCGACCAAGCAAAAAACGGTTTCGGCGTCGTCCGCCGAAGCTATCTAAAACAGGAACCAACCAACGAACGGAACGAGGGCGGGGTGCTTCAGGCGCCAGGGCCACCCCCGAATCCATCAGAACCGGCGGACGCCGCGGTCGAAGACCCTGGCCGAGGGGCACTCGTATGACATGTGGCCCCTGCCGCCGCAGGTGTCGCAGATGATAGTCGCCATGCAGTTGCGGCTGATGTGGCCTGGCTGGCCGCACATGCGGCACGAGATGTCGCGGAAGGGGCCCCCGTGGATCTCCGAGGCCAGGGTCGTCGTCTTCGGGCAGGCACGGGCCAGGTGGCCCGACACGTTGCAGAGGTTGCAGACGGGGTCATTCTTGCACTCGCGGGCGATGTGGCCTGGCTGGCGGCAGTTGTTGCAGGCGCGGTCGTTGGTGCAGTCGACCGCGATGTGTCCCGGCTTAAAGCAGTTGTTGCATAGCTTGGCGTTCGACCCTGAGGCGGGACAGTCACGCGCCATATGCCCCGTCTTGCTGCAAGTGTGGCACAAGGCCTCGTTCTTGCATTCAGTGGCAATGTGCCCAGACTTCTTGCAGTTCCAGCAAACTGTTTTGGAAGTGCATTCTGCTGCAAAGTGCCTGACAAAAGATATATTTAAACAAGAGCTATGGCCCAACTTTCTAGAAATTAGCCAAAAGGGACAAGCAATAATCGAGAGAACTGCATACTGATCCCCGCAAAGTTGAAATAAGTACAGGTGTACAAGTACAGTAAGAGTGCGCTGAAAGTTCACTTTACCCTGGAAGATTACAATTATTGCAGGTAGAAGCAGATGGGCAATCCCTAGCAATGTGGCCAGGTCTCCTGCAGTTCTTGCAAATAATATCCCTGGAAAATCATTCAAGTTAAACATGGCCATTTTTCCATCAAAGGATGACAGATATATTATGATGATGACAAAAGTATAATATTTCCATAACTCACTAACAAAGAGCATATCAAGATAAATATTTTCCCTATTCCACTGGAACCCAGTGATTTGCGTGCATGTACAGTGGTTGATAAGGCAGTCTTATCTTAAGCGCGCCACGTAAGCTAGAGATGGCAAATAAAATATGGACAATGGGTGATTTCTTAGTCTTATCTCTAATAACTAGATATACCTAAATATGTGCGGAGAGATATcgttgctaagagatcatctcttaattAAGAGACCGTAAGCCTTTTTTTTTGAAACGCGGTCTTTTAGGGCCCGATTCATTAAAAAAGGTAGTAGAAGAGAGTTGCCTAGTTAATTAATAGAAACCCGGGCAAAAACCGTTACGACACGTCCCCAATAGGGCACCATCAACACACACACCGACCCTGGGGCCGCACACCAGATGAGCCGCCCGCTACGTCACCCGAGTAACTCCCTACAACCAAAACCGAAGCCGCCGCTCTAGCATCCACACCGATCCCGAGGCCGCACACCAGGCGTGCCGACTGCTCTGCCACCCGAGCAACCAAAGCCGACACTATACAACCATCTTCGGAGCCGCCGCTCCTGCGTACAGATGAAAATCACACACGCCGACCCCGAGGACGCACACCAGGTGAGCCGCCAGCTTCGTCACCCGAGCAACCGGAGCCGATACCGAACAACCAGATCCGAAGCCACTGCTCCGATCTCCACGCTGACCCCGAGGCCACACACCAGGCTGGCCAACGACACTGCCACCCACGTGACCAATGCCGACACCCCTCCATGACGACGAGATCCGGAGCCGCCGCTCAGACTTCCACGCTGGCCCCGAGGCCACACACCACCAGAGCCAATGGCTCGTCCAAGCCAAGCCACTCCAGaacgacgcctccaagaaggaacgcgacaccagagcgccgccatCGTCCGCTCCAGGAACCTGGAACTAGGGTTTACCCCGAAGTGCGAGAGAAGAGATCGTAGGCCCTCGAACAACGACACCTACAAGAAGGTGCGTGGCGCCAACAAGCGTCGCCATCGTCGGCTCCGGCCAAGGCCAGAGCAAGGCTTTCGCCCTGAGAAGCCAACGAAAGCCCTCCCCTCAAAACGGCACATGGGAGCCACCGCCCGCCTGAACAACCACCCACCTCCAAAGCCCGGAGTCACCGATGAGaacagccccgccgccgccacctgcaccACGCAGAGCCGCCGACTAGGCTACCCCATCACCACTGCAGGAGTCAGAACTAGCCACGGCTGGTCAGATCCGACGCCCCTCGCAACAGCTACAGCCAACCCACCAGCCAGCACCAAGTGTCCCTCGTGCGACCGAGTGCCGACGCTACCGCAAAGTACCAACGCCCCCGAGCTCCAGCCATGGCGCTACCCACGCAGCCACCACGGCCGCCGTCGCCGAAGAAGAGGTCCGGGGCGGCCACCCTGGCGTCCGAGCACCACCCGCCATCACGGCCTCATATCCGCCCCGCTACAGCAGCAACAGCACATCCATGCACGCTCGCCCCCGCGTGCATCGGTCCTTGTTCGCGACCCCATAAGGTAGATCCGCAACGCCAGCCTCAAGAGCGCCCGTGTCGCACCTCCAGTGCAGCCACCCGCGAGCGGAGACATGCCCGCCAGCCTTCGAGGGCCTTAGCCCGCACCTCCTGCCGCAGCCACCGCACCGCTAGAGGGGCCGTTGTTGAGCAGCAGAAGCCGCCCCCCATGCGGCCACCCGCCGGATCCACGCAGCCAGAGCCGCCAGGGGCTGGATCTAGGCCGCCGGAGAAGCCGTTGACTCGCAGCACCTGTGCCCCCATCCACCACCTGCGCACGTGGGGAAAGCCACCGGCCGCCGGGGGGCTTTGCCCGCTGGCTTGCGCCGGCGGCGCCGAGAGGGAGGGAGCGGATGGGGGTGGCGGTGGGGCCGGCACTGGGTTCCGCCCGTGCCGCTCCTAGGAGCGACGCAGGGGCGAGGAAGGTGGAACCGCAAGCCTTTTTTGGGTTTCTCCCTCCTGCACATCAGCCTTTATCCTACAGGGCGCTCcaaagatagcaccattgtacatgcccttcaGGCTTTGCTCTTTGATGTGCTTTTTCAGTGGATTACGGAGTACTAGCAGTAACATACACCTTAGTAAATCTATAAAGTAGTGTGCTACAAGTTAtagatgggggaggggggtccacACCATACAACGTAATGCAGTGAGGGTGGTTTAATGGTATTATAGAAACAACACAGACCTGTTATGGCATCATACTGTAGGGACATGGAAACATCACATTCAATTCATGCTTCCTGATACCAAGTTCCAGTTGTTTCTCAGATTGATACCAGAGCAATATTGTTGAAAAATATTGGATTCATAATAATAATGTGTTTCTTATTAGTTACCCAACTCTACTTAGTCCCACCTATTCAAATCCTACTATATCTAGCAAATTTGTTCCTAAGTCCATCGAGAGAGACTTTGATACCCATCTAACAGCTTCCCCAGAATCCAGGCTAGAAACTTGAGAGATACCCAAAAGGTACGTGTTAGCCTTGACAGAGGAAGAGATAAGTGACGTCGGCAAGTAAATCACATAAAATTGAAAAATTCTACCCTGACAATTTGACTGACCAGATAAAAGGCAACTGGGGCTGGTTGTGGTGGTCCAGCTAGCCCATGTAGCACACTTGAAGACAAGGGTGCTAGGCATATATATCTCTAGAGATTATCCATGGTTCATTCACCATATACCAATACCATTGGCATTGCCAGAAATAAACCAGGCAGCCAATTTTCTAGAGATATGCATTTCCCTGTGTGGTTTAGTTAATGCAAAGCTATTTGGATAGTAACTTCGTCAGACTAAAACCTATTAAAAAGAACACCAACATGCCTCCAATACCAGTTGACCAACTAAAGATGCTTAAATAAATCAGACAAGCACAGTAGCTATTTTTCACATATATATTAACACTTCCATgacaagtaaataaataaataacatgttGATTCATCATTCTATTTTTCCACAAGTGTGCTAGCTATGGTGTGTCGAATTGTCAATACCCACTCCAGTGCAGAAGAGCGGGCAAATGATACACTACTGGACAGCCAACGATGCGTGAACTTGTGCTGCAGTTGGTATTCCAGTGAATATTTCAGGTAACATAAACACTCAATGTAAATCCAAGTCAGCATAACGTATTTTGCAAGCAAGCTTCTAAGAAGACAACATCAGCAGGTGCACAACACTACCGGACAGCCAACAATGCGTGAACTTGTGCTGCAGTTGGTATTCCAGTGAATATTTTAGGTAACATAAATGCTCAATGTAAATCTAAATCAGCATAATGTATTTTGAAAAAAAAGCTTCTAAGAAGAAAACATCAGAAGGTGCGCACCTGTAGCTACGACGTTCACTGCGACGAGGAGGACTACGACCACGACGAGGTGGGCTACGGCTGCGGCGAGATGAACGCTCGCTGCGCAGCCTATCTCGCCGAGGGCTTCGGCTTCTGCTCCGGCTGCgactcctgctcctgctcctgctcttactcttgctgctgctcttgcttctgctcctgctcctgctcctacTCTTGCTCTTGCTTCTGCTCCTGCTCTTGGCCCTACCCGCGCTCTTGCCACTGCCGCTGCTGGCACTTGGTGATGGACTCACCATAACTTGATCCTAGCACATGAATTTCAAAATGAACTCCAACGGTCAGACTAGAAACAAATCCAGGGAGAAGGCAAAATCA comes from Triticum aestivum cultivar Chinese Spring chromosome 5B, IWGSC CS RefSeq v2.1, whole genome shotgun sequence and encodes:
- the LOC123113985 gene encoding actin-depolymerizing factor 4, whose product is MANASSGAGIHDDCKLRFVELKSKRMHRFITYRLENQKEVIVDQTGEREATYEDFTKTLPENDCRFAVFDFDFTTPEDVPKSRIFYIFWSPDTAKVRSKMTYASTNEKFKRTLDGIQIEMQATDPSEMSLDVIKERAH
- the LOC123113984 gene encoding cellular nucleic acid-binding protein homolog, producing MDQVMVSPSPSASSGSGKSAGRAKSRSRSKSKSRSRSRSRSKSSSKSKSRSRSRSRSRSRSRSPRRDRLRSERSSRRSRSPPRRGRSPPRRSERRSYRDIICKNCRRPGHIARDCPSASTCNNCNLPGHFAAECTSKTVCWNCKKSGHIATECKNEALCHTCSKTGHMARDCPASGSNAKLCNNCFKPGHIAVDCTNDRACNNCRQPGHIARECKNDPVCNLCNVSGHLARACPKTTTLASEIHGGPFRDISCRMCGQPGHISRNCMATIICDTCGGRGHMSYECPSARVFDRGVRRF